The genome window ATGCCCGTCAGCCCCTGCAAAATAAAAAGGAACATGCTGGCCGAGCCGAGCGTGTTCCACCAGGTGGTTTTGGGTTCGGGGCGGTCGAGCAGGTTGGTGTAGAGTTCGTTGAATCCAATGCGTTCATCGAGCCAGGCATAGATATTTTTCCACATGGTTTAACTCTCTTTGAAGAAGATCTCGATCAAACCGTCCTCGGTCAGGCGGTGTTCTTCGTACACGTCGAGATCGCGGGGGGGTGGTCCGTGCAGCACGCCGCCTTCGATGCTGAAGGAGGCGTCGTGGCAGGGGCAGAGAAAGGCTCCCGCTTCAGCCGACCAGTTGACGGTGCAGGCGAGATGCGTACAGCGGCTGTTGAGGATGAGCAAGTCGTTGGGGTCTTCGGATCTGCGGACGGCGTATCCGCCGAAACTGCTGGCCGTTCGCTCCCAGCCGTTCACCTGGACGCGCGTGAAGGAGAAGGCGTAGGGAACGCCTATTTGCATATCGTCAAAATTTCCGATGGGAATCCAAGCGTCCTTTCCGCCCTCGCGCAGTGCGGGGTCTATCAAATAATAAACAGCCGGAAGACCGATCACTGCGCCGATCAATCCTCCCACGATTCCCGTCGTCACCTTGATGAAATCGCGGCGGGAAAGTTCGTTCGAACCAGACATGTGCTCCTCCTTGAAGGGTGTTATTGCGCTTGCTGAATTGGGCTCATGAATAAAGGAGAATGTGCAAATTATAAGCGGTGTGAATTGGATTATAAAGGTCTTGCTACACTTTATTACATGACGGCTGAAATGAAATTGACAGGATGTTTGTCACCTTTCATTGTTCACGATTTCACTTTCTTTTGCGATTTAATGGGTTAGATAGTAAAATAGGCGCTGAAACTATAAAATCACCGGGAGAGAGTGGGCGGATCTTCCACAGAAAAGTCATACGGAGGCATAGATGGGCTTGAAACGAGATGTCAGCCTTTCGGCGGGGTTGCGATATAAGGGGCCGGCGGGCTATCTGACGTATATCCTGCACCGCATCGGCGGGCTGGGCATGGCCGTCTTCATCGCCGTGCACATTCTGGCATCCTTCATCGGCGGCGAGACGGGGGGATTTCTGAACGGCATGTACGAGAACTGGGCCTTTCAAATCTTTATTTTCTTTTGCGCCTTGTTCCACGCGATCAATGGACTGCGCATCACCGTTTTGGACCTGTGGCCCAACCTGCAGGATTACCAGACGGAGGCCATCTGGATCGAATGGGCGGTGTTTATCCCGCTGTTTGGCATCTCCGCCTTCGTGATCATGAATACGGCATTGGGAGGGTAGCATGACGACAAAATCGAGAAAACTCTCCATCCAGCAGCGTGGATTGACGAATTTTGAAGCCATGATGTGGATCTTCACCCGCCTCTCTGCCCTGGCGATCTATGGTCTGATCCTCGTGGGCTTGACCGGTGCCTTGATCATGGGTGCGCGCGAACAGATGAACTTTGCAGATGTGATGCGCTGGGCGTTCCTGCCAAACGTTACCCACGTGCAAAGCACGGATGTGCCGGACCTTGATCCCTGGGCCTCTTCGTTTTGGAAGCTGACCGCCAGCGCGTTATTGCTGGTGGCAACGGCGCACGGCGTGCATGGCCTGGTCGTGATTGCGGATGATTACATCGCAGGCGCGGGCGCGCGCAAGTTCGTGCGCTTCCTGAGCATCCTCATGACGATCGCGGTCTGTGGCATGGGTTTGTACATCATCTGGACTTCGTAAATCCCTGCCTGCGAAGGACATGAAGTGTCGCAAGGAAAGACCAAAAGCCCTTGTGCTGAAAATTCAGGAGCAATAATTCATGGCAAACGTTCATCAATTTGATGTGGTGGTGGTTGGTGCAGGTGGCGCGGGATTAATGGCTGGCTTGTATGCCTCG of Anaerolineales bacterium contains these proteins:
- a CDS encoding ubiquinol-cytochrome c reductase iron-sulfur subunit; the protein is MSGSNELSRRDFIKVTTGIVGGLIGAVIGLPAVYYLIDPALREGGKDAWIPIGNFDDMQIGVPYAFSFTRVQVNGWERTASSFGGYAVRRSEDPNDLLILNSRCTHLACTVNWSAEAGAFLCPCHDASFSIEGGVLHGPPPRDLDVYEEHRLTEDGLIEIFFKES